A stretch of DNA from Oryza brachyantha chromosome 9, ObraRS2, whole genome shotgun sequence:
ttataaataaaaattacaataTTACAATTTATGCCCCCCACAACTCCACAAGCCAGTTGAAACTACTCATTTAAGCTCTACCAAGATCATATTAGCAGGTAAATAATTGTAGAGATGccccaaaaaattaaaagaatcaTATCAACAACAGTCTAAGGATATTTGAGGCACATCATTTGCATGAAAACAAAATCCAGCAAGAATGGATGTTTCCCATATGACATTTAAGTATGCTAAGGCTTTCTTTCCTATATATCTGATGTAGCTGGTCATGACCACAACGTTCAgaagagaataaaatatttatcatggACAGATTTTTCTAGAGACTATATGCATTAGAAATAATGTGGTGGAACACGAAGTTTGATTGTTGACCCACCGGTACAACTGGTGACCCTGGAATCTAAGTCAATGCTAGGCTGGATCAGACAATCATCAACTAGAACTTAAAATGAAACCATCCAATATGTGCATGATTCCACTTTAACTTTCTAAGAATGAACAACGTATCAAAGGCTCtatgaaattgttttaaattttcagaATTTACTACAAGAAGATgacaagtgaaaaataattattgctAATAAGATGAACTAAAAAGGAGAGTAATGGAAATGCACACCAGGCCACCAGCAACAAGATGGTCAAGCATTCCTGGAAAGGTCTGCTTCGTATCACTTCTCTTAGCAATCCAAAGAAATCTCTGTCCCTCCTTCTCAACATACCCATTCATATGAACTCCATAAGCCTACCATACATACATAACATCTCATTGATAAGGATTGAGCACTTGAAGATACACTATGGAccatatcaaataaataaagtcaGTAAATTGCCAGATTGCAGATATGATTAGCAGTGAGCAGCTATTTGGGATGTAGAACACTTCATTACAATTCATTAACATATGTAGCTGGGTGAAACTCAGTGGCATAAAATAGATTTCCTCTTAAAAATAAGGAAGCATTACAGAGAACCTTTATACCAAAGTAGGGAGCAGCAGCACGTTCCAGAGAGAAGTACACAGGCATGCCATAAGATGATGTTATTGGATAGAGCTGTTAGATTGCAAAATACTATTAGAATGAGATTATAAAGAGAAAATGTGGAGTCTCCAATAACACATTATCAAACAACAAGTATGCTATGAAAACTACTGAGGCAATTCGACTGAAAAATGCAGGATCCAACATTACGCAAATCAATAAATGCATCAGAATTTGAAGTCGAGCTTGTTTGTAAAACAATCAAATGACTTGGATACCGAATTGTGGCAAGTACCTCATTTCGAATACCTGGAATCAGATCTCCTAGGCTTTTAATAACATTTCCAACAGCATTTGTTCGTTCATCTGGAGTCCTTAGAGATGAATGGAGAGTCACATGTTCAACGGTACTGCTTCCATTGCTGCCCGAGGCAATGGTAAAAACATCATGGAAGTCTCTTAGGTGTTCAACAAAACTGAAATTGGAATGACTCAGATAAGCACCATGTAAAAGTAAACCCAATCTCGCCCTAAAATATACATTGAATCATGAATATTGTAATTGTAACAAGTACTAACATATCCTAAGAGTCCACAGTACCAATCCAAATCCCAAAATAATAAACTTTGTGCTCATCATGGTATGAGTTTACACCATACAGAAAAGAATATCGAAATTTcaacataaaacatatattttctcttacTATATGCACAGAAACAATATGATATGTGAAATTTGTATAACTAAGTATGCaattaaatattgaaaaaggATGCAGTCAGTTCAAACAAACGGGCCATCATCAGATTCCACAATTGACTGAGATATTTATACGCAGATCAAACATAACGCTTTAGGCTACAATGAGATAGTTATGTAGTAGTGGTGTGGCCAATACTTGCAATTACATATGTCAGTTTTCCCATATCTGTCATATGTATATTtcaaccttttttttggtgGGCATATTTTTACGCTATTTCGATGATTTGGTCAAACGCTGAAATGCATTCCCCAGTACAACACACACAAAGTTCCGTTGATTTTATCTGATCATCAAGCATTATACTCACACAGGGACATAGAGTCGACTCAACTGACTATTCTTTACAAAATCGCAAAATTTGGAAGACACGATTGGAATCGTGAACAAATTAGCCTTAAATCGGAACCTAATTGCACTCACGGCTCACCCATTGTGGATGTACCCGACGACCTGACCCTCCACCGTGAACTCCACGAACTCCCCCCTTTTCTCCTGCAAAACCCCAACAAAAATCCACACTTTCAACCGCGCGCACTCAATCACGGTAGGGGATAGAAACAAACTCACCATTCCTCGGTTGCAGGTGTCGACCTTCCGGAAGTACCCGGAGAGGTCGGACTGATcggcccgcccgccgtcggcggcgacgcgaaggGCGTCCTCCCAGCCGAAGCTCTCCGCGGCTGCAGGCGGCgcagccgaggaggaggaggaggcagcggcggggagacggaggcggaggcggcggcggcgggcgcggagTTGGAGTTGGAGGCGGGAGGGGTggctccggcgagcggcggcggcggagaaggagGCGGCCATAGTGGCCATGGTGATGGACTGGGCTCGCCTCCTTCGTTTCGCTGGGAGAAAATGCCCAAGAGGATTTTCGTTAATTAATTCACTAGTGTGGATGTGCTACTGGAAATcgtttagagcaagtataggtataatagcaggctatattGCTTATGTAGAGGAGAGAGTTGATAAGAGAGGATGTAAGTAGACTGTTagcttatagtcagcttggcacaggaaccaagaaactctagGAGAGTGACACGTgggtcatgtattaatgatgaagagctaactagtatatgtgTGGGCTAAAAGAAGGTTATAAGAAgccttatagccagcttgttggctatattattagccttgctcttacaTGAAAGTAATTTATCCAAGCACACCATAAGTTCCCTTTCATACATTACAGAATgttttatgtttaaagttaCAGAAAAATATACCTGTTATGTCCTGTGGCATATGGCCATTGGTTTTATTCTAACGTGTCGTTATTCAAAGTTTCAAATCTCGTATAAATTCTCAGCAtaactaaaataatataatacaaaatatagaaaaattaaaccaaATGGTATTAAGAAATCAgtgactaaaattttataggtattttttaagataaaaacatTAAGTAAAACACATGATTGGTTAGCATGTATAAGGGTGGTGTTCTCTTATTAGCAAGAGGGTAGAGAGATTGTGGCCCTAATCATTGTATCTCAGGTGGGTAGCTTCAGGCAGTACGGACGCTCATTCCAAAGTATCGATGCTTTAGGATGTATTTGGTTTTAGAAATGGGACGGGTTGGGAGGATAGAGTCAACCCATCTCTAtccctgtttggttggtggattggtgggatgggttggatgCAGGAAAGGAATATTCCTCCTAGATctaggtccaacccatcctacCAAAACGGTGGGACGGATCCGTCCTAGGACGACCATGACGCACAGAGGggtgtctattttatttattaaatttatttaaaatatattacttgtataaatatatattcaattactttaatttattcatatattaatcctagtatttaatattttattttgaatacGAGAGTTGACCTTTATCCCATCTTATCCCTTCAACCAAACGAAAAacaggtccaacccatcctatCTTATCCCtttcaccaaacaaaaaaagtccaatccatccatccgaccaaacagaaaaatggaacCAACTCATCCTACAATTCAGGAATGGAGCCAACCTAACCCACCtcgtccacgaaccaaacgcatcctTAGTTCATCCATAATGTACTAAAATACTAGGCAGTAAGCATTTAGTGGGTCCGGATTGTCTGTAATAATGCAGACAATCACTGTTCATGTGAGGAGCACACTAATAAAAATACCATCAACAGTGGCAAAATACTGTAGCCATAGTAATTTTCAGGACGGTAGCAAACACTGTTTATTACTATAGCGATAGATCTGGACCGTCCGTTTTGATTCaacggtaaaaaaataatccaaatTCCGGTTAATATAGCCCTCTGCACAAGGATCTGGATTGGCATTTGTAGCCCTCTGAACAAGGATCTGGATTGGCATTTAGTATGTTCCTACTACTACCTGGTAATAAGCATTGTGAAGATAGGAAACGACAAATACTGGGTCACAGGCTTACGACCGGAAGTAAGCAAATAAAGAATGTTAGTTTTATTGTGTTTCTTTTTAAGCGGGTCCCACGCTAATACTCACAGTCTTGCTTATACATCATACAATCGGTTAAATGTTAATGTCTTCTGCTGTTGGGCCCACACTAATACCAAGTGTGGTAAACAAACATTAAGGACACCCTTATAGGGTTTTGTGGGTGAAAGACAATATCTATATTTTGCTATGGCACCTAGGTGCATTATTCTTTGCTACAATGGTGCAGGCTGCTAGTGGTATTGTCACCATATATATTGTGAAATAATAGTATGCGGGATAGAATCCCATGTGTATTTAATGATCGTCACTGTTGTGTGACACGCTAATATACCATCTTCACTCATTCGatgtaaaataaatgttttggCTATGTTTTTGCTCATGACTTGGCCAAATTGCCCTTGGTGGGTTTTCTCGAGCTAGTCAAATTAGCTTGTTCAGCGGCAAGACATGGCATGGCAATATAGCAACGTCATGAGATTAAAAGAATCACATAAATCA
This window harbors:
- the LOC102711915 gene encoding nudix hydrolase 20, chloroplastic-like, producing MATMAASFSAAAARRSHPSRLQLQLRARRRRLRLRLPAAASSSSSAAPPAAAESFGWEDALRVAADGGRADQSDLSGYFRKVDTCNRGMEKRGEFVEFTVEGQVVGYIHNGFVEHLRDFHDVFTIASGSNGSSTVEHVTLHSSLRTPDERTNAVGNVIKSLGDLIPGIRNELYPITSSYGMPVYFSLERAAAPYFGIKAYGVHMNGYVEKEGQRFLWIAKRSDTKQTFPGMLDHLVAGGLPYGISCEENVIKECEEEAGIPRSISSNATSVGAISYMDIEGFRYKRDVLFCYDLKLPADFVPNNEDGEVDSFRLIPVPHAANIIRRTHFFKPNCNLVIIDFLYRHGYINPDCHGYLKLLQNLRRGDCS